One Danio rerio strain Tuebingen ecotype United States chromosome 13, GRCz12tu, whole genome shotgun sequence DNA window includes the following coding sequences:
- the neurog3 gene encoding neurogenin-3 (The RefSeq protein has 3 substitutions compared to this genomic sequence) gives MTPRSSCALVGRNGTFKSNWSSASEPKFGSTDMTKSQPIKYNREAELASKEWSFTFREDKTSNGKLKKLMSTSRQRGNRRVKANDRGRHRMHNLNSALDNLRSVLPTFPDDAKLTKIETLRFARNYIWALSETLRIADHVRQRSNHAQDQENLAVPNACLDVRYGASSACASKWHSTNSSSNWQETQGFYTDLLLEEFNGNFQDNLTF, from the coding sequence ATGACTCCAAGATCCTCGTGCGCTTTGGTAGGAAGGAATGGGACCTTTAAATCTAACTGGAGTTCAGCATCAGAACCCAAATTTGGCTCCACAGACATGACCAAAAGTCAGCCAATCAAATACAACAGAGAAGCCGAGCTTGCATCTAAAGAATGGTCATTTACGTTCAGAGAAGACAAAACAAGCAATAGAAAACTGAAGAAACTCATGTCAACAAGCAGACAGCGTGGAAATCGCAGAGTTAAGGCAAACGACAGAGAAAGGCACCGCATGCATAATCTGAACTCGGCTCTGGATAACCTCAGAAGCGTCCTGCCAACTTTTCCTGATGACGCAAAACTGACCAAAATCGAGACTTTGAGATTCGCGCATAATTACATTTGGGCGTTGTCAGAAACTTTGAGAATTGCAGATCACGTTCGACAGAGGTCAAATCACGCCCAGGATCAGGAGAACCTCGCGGTGCCAAATGCGTGTTTGGATGTGCGCTATGGCGCGTCGAGCGCATGCGCCTCCAAGTGGCACTCCACAAACTCATCATCAAATTGGCAGGAAACACAAGGCTTTTACACTGATTTGTTACTAGAGGAATTTAACGGCAATTTTCAGGACAATCTTACCTTTTga
- the neurog3 gene encoding neurogenin-3 isoform X1, whose product MTPRSSCALVGRNGTFKSNWSSASEPKFGSTDMTKSQPIKYNREAELASKEWSFTFREDKTSNRKLKKLMSTSRQRGNRRVKANDRERHRMHNLNSALDNLRSVLPTFPDDAKLTKIETLRFAHNYIWALSETLRIADHVRQRSNHAQDQENLAVPNACLDVRYGASSACASKWHSTNSSSNWQETQGFYTDLLLEEFNGNFQDNLTF is encoded by the coding sequence ATGACTCCAAGATCCTCGTGCGCTTTGGTAGGAAGGAATGGGACCTTTAAATCTAACTGGAGTTCAGCATCAGAACCCAAATTTGGCTCCACAGACATGACCAAAAGTCAGCCAATCAAATACAACAGAGAAGCCGAGCTTGCATCTAAAGAATGGTCATTTACGTTCAGAGAAGACAAAACAAGCAATAGAAAACTGAAGAAACTCATGTCAACAAGCAGACAGCGTGGAAATCGCAGAGTTAAGGCAAACGACAGAGAAAGGCACCGCATGCATAATCTGAACTCGGCTCTGGATAACCTCAGAAGCGTCCTGCCAACTTTTCCTGATGACGCAAAACTGACCAAAATCGAGACTTTGAGATTCGCGCATAATTACATTTGGGCGTTGTCAGAAACTTTGAGAATTGCAGATCACGTTCGACAGAGGTCAAATCACGCCCAGGATCAGGAGAACCTCGCGGTGCCAAATGCGTGTTTGGATGTGCGCTATGGCGCGTCGAGCGCATGCGCCTCCAAGTGGCACTCCACAAACTCATCATCAAATTGGCAGGAAACACAAGGCTTTTACACTGATTTGTTACTAGAGGAATTTAACGGCAATTTTCAGGACAATCTTACCTTTTga
- the pdlim1 gene encoding PDZ and LIM domain protein 1 (The RefSeq protein has 1 substitution compared to this genomic sequence) — MPQRVVLQGPGPWGFRLVGGKDFEQPLTISRVTPGSKAAQADLCMGDMILAIDGESTDGMTHLEAQNKIKACGDEMALSIDRSESKMWSPLVTEDGKTNPYKMNLAKTNTQEEKHIGSAHNRSAMPFNSASPRVVTNQYNNPAGLYSSENIKNFNSAVDEVQTTATSSEASRNSDPSKPGHTKAAIAADSEVYKMLQENQESNEPPRQSASFKVLQEILETGDSEKPSGFRSVKAPTTKIGASVGNPEKLSLCDKCGSGIVGMIVKLRDKFRHPECYVCTDCGINLKQKGHFFVEDQIYCEKHARERITPPEGYDVVTVFPK; from the exons ATGCCTCAGCGGGTTGTTTTACAAGGTCCCGGGCCATGGGGATTCCGTCTGGTCGGGGGTAAAGATTTCGAGCAGCCTCTGACTATCTCGAGG GTAACCCCAGGAAGTAAAGCAGCTCAGGCTGACCTCTGCATGGGGGACATGATCCTGGCCATAGATGGAGAGTCCACTGATGGCATGACCCATCTGGAGGCACAGAATAAAATCAAAGCCTGCGGGGATGAAATGGCACTTTCCATTGACAG ATCAGAATCAAAAATGTGGTCGCCTCTAGTCACTGAAGACGGAAAGACGAATCCATACAAGATGAATCTGGCAAAAACCAACACACAG GAGGAGAAGCATATAGGCTCTGCTCATAACAGAAGTGCTATGCCATTTAATTCTGCCAGTCCTAGAGTCGTCACCAACCAGTACAACAACCCGGCTGGCCTGTACTCCTCTGAAAACATCAAGAACTTCAACAGCGCAGTGGATGAAGTCCAGACGACCGCTGCCTCCAGTGAAGCTAGCAGGAA CTCAGATCCCAGTAAACCAGGCCACACAAAAGCTGCTATAGCTGCAGATTCAGAGGTGTACAAAATGCTGCAGGAGAATCAGGAATCCAATGAACCTCCTCGCCAGTCGGCCTCTTTTAAAGTTCTGCAGGAGATCCTGGAAACTG GTGATTCAGAGAAACCCTCAGGCTTCAGAAGCGTCAAGGCTCCTACCACAAAAATTGGAGCTTCCGTTGGGAATCCTGAAAAGCTCTCTCTTTGTGACAAATGTGGATCAGGGATTGT AGGAATGATTGTCAAACTTCGAGATAAGTTTCGTCACCCAGAATGCTACGTCTGCACAGACTGCGGGATCAATCTGAAGCAAAAAGGACACTTTTTTGTTGAGGACCAGATTTACTGCGAGAAGCACGCACGCGAACGCATCACTCCTCCAGAGGGTTATGATGTTGTCACCGTTTTTCCAAAATAG
- the pdlim1 gene encoding PDZ and LIM domain protein 1 isoform X1 — MPFNSASPRVVTNQYNNPAGLYSSENIKNFNSAVDEVQTTAASSEASRNSDPSKPGHTKAAIAADSEVYKMLQENQESNEPPRQSASFKVLQEILETGDSEKPSGFRSVKAPTTKIGASVGNPEKLSLCDKCGSGIVGMIVKLRDKFRHPECYVCTDCGINLKQKGHFFVEDQIYCEKHARERITPPEGYDVVTVFPK, encoded by the exons ATGCCATTTAATTCTGCCAGTCCTAGAGTCGTCACCAACCAGTACAACAACCCGGCTGGCCTGTACTCCTCTGAAAACATCAAGAACTTCAACAGCGCAGTGGATGAAGTCCAGACGACCGCTGCCTCCAGTGAAGCTAGCAGGAA CTCAGATCCCAGTAAACCAGGCCACACAAAAGCTGCTATAGCTGCAGATTCAGAGGTGTACAAAATGCTGCAGGAGAATCAGGAATCCAATGAACCTCCTCGCCAGTCGGCCTCTTTTAAAGTTCTGCAGGAGATCCTGGAAACTG GTGATTCAGAGAAACCCTCAGGCTTCAGAAGCGTCAAGGCTCCTACCACAAAAATTGGAGCTTCCGTTGGGAATCCTGAAAAGCTCTCTCTTTGTGACAAATGTGGATCAGGGATTGT AGGAATGATTGTCAAACTTCGAGATAAGTTTCGTCACCCAGAATGCTACGTCTGCACAGACTGCGGGATCAATCTGAAGCAAAAAGGACACTTTTTTGTTGAGGACCAGATTTACTGCGAGAAGCACGCACGCGAACGCATCACTCCTCCAGAGGGTTATGATGTTGTCACCGTTTTTCCAAAATAG